A genome region from Leptodactylus fuscus isolate aLepFus1 chromosome 6, aLepFus1.hap2, whole genome shotgun sequence includes the following:
- the CCDC47 gene encoding PAT complex subunit CCDC47, with protein MLPSPRLLVALLLLLVASSTAKFQEFDDGDDVAEYDDNDFAEFEDTADEVTTTHAPHQQHTPDEEEEDDDEEATVEVEGQEEFELDNEGQDSDNDNEPYDDEEFEGYEDKIDSGSTIKSKDPITIVDVPAHLQNSWESYYMEILMVTGLLAYIMNYIIGKNKNSRLAQAWFNSHRELLESNFSLVGDDGTSKDAVSTGKLNQENEHIYNLWCSGRLCCEGMLIQLKFLKRQDLLNVLARMMRPACDQVQIKVTMNDEDMDTYVFAVGTRKTLARLQKEMQDLSEFCSDKPKSAAKLGLPESLAILSEMGEVTDGVLDTKMVHYLTHYADKIESIHFSDQFSGPKVMQEEGQPLKLPETKKTLLFTFNVPGAGNASVKDMESLLPLMNMVIYSIDKVKKFRLNREGKQKADKNRARVEENFLKLTHVQRQEAAQTRREEKKRAEKERIMNEEDPEKQRRLEEAAQRREQKKMEKKQMKMKQIKVKAM; from the exons ATGTTGCCCTCTCCCCGCCTGCTGGTTGCTTTGCTCCTCCTGCTGGTCGCCAGCTCCACTGCCAAGTTCCAGGAGTTTGATGATGGTGACGATGTGGCTGAATATGACGACAATGACTTTGCGGAGTTTGAAGATACAGCGGATGAGGTGACTACAACACATGCTCCCCACCAGCAACACACGCCTGatgaggaagaagaggatgatgatgaggaagCCACGGTGGAGGTAGAGGGACAGGAAGAGTTTGAACTGGACAATGAAGGACAG GACAGTGACAATGATAATGAGCCATATGATGATGAAGAATTTGAAGGCTATGAAGACAAAATTGACTCAGGAAGTACCATCAAAAGCAAGGACCCCATCACCATTGTAGAT GTCCCTGCCCATCTACAGAACAGCTGGGAGAGCTATTACATGGAGATACTCATGGTGACTGGGCTCTTGGCATACATCATGAACTACATAATTGGCAAAAATAAGAACAGTCGTCTGGCACAGGCCTGGTTCAACTCTCACCGTGAGCTGCTGGAGAGTAACTTTTCTCTTGTGG GGGATGATGGGACAAGTAAAGACGCAGtgagtactgggaagctgaaccAGGAGAATGAGCACATCTACAACCTGTGGTGCTCAGGACGTCTGTGCTGCGAGGGCATGCTGATCCAACTAAAG TTTTTGAAACGCCAGGATTTACTGAATGTGTTGGCTCGTATGATGCGCCCAGCATGTGATCAAGTG CAAATAAAAGTGACAATGAATGATGAGGACATGGACACATATGTATTTGCTGTGGGGACTCGGAAGACCCTTGCTCGGCTGCAGAAAGAAATGCAGGACTTG AGTGAGTTTTGCAGTGACAAACCCAAGTCTGCAGCCAAGCTCGGTCTCCCAGAGTCTTTGGCCATCCTGTCTGAGATGGGGGAGGTGACAGATGGTGTCTTGGACACAAAG ATGGTTCATTACCTAACACATTATGCTGATAAGATTGAATCCATCCATTTCTCGGACCAATTTTCTGGTCCAAAGGTTATGCAAGA GGAGGGGCAGCCCCTCAAACTGCCAGAGACTAAAAAGACTCTTCTGTTTACATTTAATG TGCCTGGAGCTGGAAACGCATCAGTAAAGGACATGGAGTCTCTTCTGCCACTGATGAACATGGTGATCTACAGCATTGATAAAGTGAAGAAGTTCCGTCTGAACAGAGAG GGAAAACAAAAAGCCGATAAGAACCGTGCCCGTGTGGAGGAGAATTTCCTGAAGCTTACACATGTGCAGCGCCAAGAAGCCGCACAGACCCGACGCGAGGAGAAGAAGAGAGCCGAGAAAGAGCGCATCATGAATGAAGAAGACCCTGAGAAGCAGCGTCGGCTGGAG GAAGCTGCCCAGCGCCGggagcagaagaagatggagaaaaAGCAGATGAAAATGAAGCAGATTAAAGTGAAGGCCATGTAA
- the DDX42 gene encoding ATP-dependent RNA helicase DDX42: MNWNKGGPSGKRGFGFGGFAISAGKKEEPKLPQTSHSAFRPPTTGFGSANSSQLPSFYKIGSKRANFDEENAYFDDEEEDSSNVDLPYIPAENSPTRQQIRSKTTDSDSEEDPLEAFMAEVEDQAARDMRKIEEKDKEKKNARGIRDDIEEEDDQEAYFRYMAENPTAGLQPEEEEDNLEYDSDGNPIASTTKRIIDPLPPIDHTEIEYGPFEKNFYEEHEEITALTPQQIVELRHKLNLRVSGAAPPRPASSFAHFGFDEQLMHQIRKSEYTQPTPIQCQGVPVALSGRDMIGIAKTGSGKTAAFIWPMLVHIMDQKELQLGDGPIAVIVCPTRELCQQIHSECKRFGKAYNLRSVAVYGGGSMWEQAKALQEGAEIVVCTPGRLIDHVKKKATNLQRVTYLVFDEADRMFDMGFEYQVRSIANHVRPDRQTLLFSATFRKKIEKLARDILIDPIRVVQGDIGEANEDITQVVEILSSGPDKWTWMTRRLVEFTSTGSVLLFVTKKANAEELANNLRMEDHPLGLLHGDMDQSERNKVITDFKKKNIPILVATDVAARGLDIPSIKTVINYDVARDIDTHTHRIGRTGRAGEKGVAYTLLTPKDSNFAGDLVRNLEGANQYVSKELLDLAMQNSWFRKSRFKSGKGKKLNVGGGGLGYRERPGLGAETSERTISGSVMSNYEAFKPSGGAMGDRLSAMKAAFQSQYKNHFVAASLSTQKTGTSTINSGAWTSAGSLSSIPNSSPQTHSLPAELAPPTSRAMPGFTSSGTLSSIPTAYPPMGNSSYPAANQYTSKEGSSSSSSSSSSREGSGGRDKYSEGRGRHGDGQRHGDGHRHSDRDGHRHGDGHRHSSSSRYGESRNGGEGRRDSDGRRDSSRDSEGRRENSRDREDSRRDSFGDSRRESSRDGGESRRESSRDGDNRREGSRDDGKGETFVVPDPPKRKKSRWDS, translated from the exons ATGAACTGGAATAAAGGAGGTCCAAGTGGCAAACGTGGCTTTGGATTTGGGGGATTTGCCATATCTGCAGGGAAAAAGGAAGAACCAAAGCTCCCACAGACGTCCCATAGTGCTTTCCGCCCGCcaactactggctttggctcagccaACTCCTCCCAACTACCCTCATTTTACAAGATTGGGTCTAAGAGGGCTAACTTTGATGAAGAGAATGC TTACTTTGATGATGAGGAAGAAGATTCCAGTAATGTGGATCTGCCTTACATCCCAGCAGAGAATTCTCCAACCAGACAGCAGATTCGCTCTAAAACTACAGACTCTGACAGTGAAGAAGATCCTCTAGAGGCGTTTATGGCAGAAGTGGAG gaTCAGGCTGCTCGGGACATGAGAAAAATCGAGGAAAAAGACAAGGAGAAGAAGAATGCAAG GGGTATCAGGGATGACATTGAGGAAGAAGATGACCAG GAAGCCTATTTCCGGTACATGGCAGAGAACCCAACAGCGGGGCTCCAACCTGAAGAGGAAGAGGACAATCTTGAGTATGATAGTGATGGCAACCCTATTGCCTCGACCACCAAACGCATAATAGATCCTCTCCCTCCAATAGACCATACAGAG ATAGAGTATGGACCTTTTGAGAAGAACTTCTATGAAGAACATGAGGAAATCACAGCTCTGACTCCTCAGCAGATTGTGGAGCTGAGACATAAACTGAACCTACGG GTCTCTGGAGCAGCTCCACCACGTCCAGCCAGCAGCTTTGCTCACTTTGGATTTGATGAACAGCTTATGCACCAGATTAGGAAGTCAGAATATACACAACCAACACCAATCCAGTGTCAG GGTGTTCCAGTGGCACTCAGCGGGAGAGACATGATTGGCATTGCCAAAACTGGAAGTGGTAAAACTGCAGCTTTTATCTGGCCTATGCTAGTACACATTATGGACCAGAAGGAGCTACAGCTAGGTGATGGACCTATTGCTGTCATAGTATGTCCTACCCGCGAGTTGTGTCAGCAG ATTCACAGTGAATGTAAACGATTTGGCAAAGCCTACAATCTACGCTCTGTGGCTGTCTATGGAGGTGGAAGCATGTGGGAACAGGCAAAGGCTCTGCAAGAAGGAGCAGAAATTGTCGTTTGTACACCG GGACGTCTTATTGACCATGTGAAGAAAAAGGCAACCAATCTACAAAGGGTCACCTACCTTGTGTTTGATGAAGCTGACCGCATGTTCGACATGGGTTTTG AATACCAAGTACGATCTATAGCTAACCATGTGAGACCAGATAGACAAA CTTTGCTGTTCAGTGCTACATTCCGGAAGAAGATTGAAAAGCTGGCCAGAGATATTCTGATTGATCCGATCCGTGTAGTTCAGGGTGATATTGGAGAG GCTAATGAGGACATCACTCAGGTAGTGGAGATTCTTTCCTCTGGTCCAGATAAGTGGACCTGGATGACTCGCAGACTTGTGGAATTCACATCCACGGGGAGCGTCCTTCTGTTTGTCACCAAAAAAGCTAATGCTGAAGAGCTTGCCAACAACTTGCGCATGGAAGACCATCCCTTAGGTCTTCTTCACGGAGACATGGACCAGAGTGAAAGGAACAAGGTCATCACAGACTTCAAGAAGAAGAATATCCCCATTCTAGTTGCCACAGATGTTGCTG CCAGGGGTCTGGATATTCCATCAATCAAAACTGTAATCAACTATGACGTGGCACGTGATATCGACACTCACACTCACCGCATTGGTCGCACAGGCAGAGCAGGTGAAAAGGGTGTGGCCTATACACTTTTAACACCAAAAGACAGTAATTTTGCTGGAGATCTAGTAAGAAATTTAGAAGGAGCCAATCAGTATGTATCCAAGGAGTTGTTGGATCTGGCTATGCAG AATTCTTGGTTTCGGAAATCCCGATTCAAGTCTGGGAAAGGCAAGAAACTAAATGTAGGTGGTGGTGGGCTTGGCTACCGAGAACGTCCTGGACTTGGAGCAGAAACCTCT GAACGTACAATTAGTGGTAGTGTGATGAGCAACTATGAGGCCTTCAAACCTTCAGGAGGAGCTATGGGAGATCGACTTTCTGCAATGAAGGCTGCATTTCAG TCACAGTACAAAAATCATTTTGTTGCTGCCAGTTTGAGCACACAGAAAACTGGAACATCAACCATCAACTCCGGAGCATGGACGAGTGCAGGCAGCTTAAGTTCCATTCCCAATTCTTCACCACAGACTCATTCATTACCAGCAGAGCTGGCTCCACCAACCTCCAGAGCAATGCCTGGCTTTACCAGCAGTGGAACACTCAGCAGTATCCCAACAGCATATCCACCAATGGGTAATTCTAGCTACCCTGCAGCCAACCAGTATACCAGTAAAGAGGGgtctagtagtagtagcagcagtagtagtagcagagaAGGCAGTGGAGGCCGCGATAAATACAGTGAAGGAAGGGGGAGACATGGAGATGGCCAGAGGCATGGAGACGGACACCGCCATAGCGATAGAGATGGACACCGTCATGGAGATGGGCATCGGCACTCCAGCAGCAGCCGATATGGCGAGAGCCGTAATGGTGGTGAAGGGAGGAGAGATAGTGATGGGCGGAGGGACAGTTCTCGGGATAGTGAAGGAAGAAGAGAGAACTCACGGGACAGGGAAGACAGCCGGAGAGACAGCTTTGGAGACAGTCGCAGAGAAAGCTCCCGAGATGGAGGAGAAAGTCGAAGAGAGAGTTCACGAGATGGAGACAATCGCAGGGAGGGATCCCGAGATGATGGCAAAGGTGAAACATTTGTTGTACCAGATCCCCCCAAGCGCAAGAAGAGCAGGTGGGACAGTTAA